In the genome of Cheilinus undulatus linkage group 6, ASM1832078v1, whole genome shotgun sequence, one region contains:
- the LOC121511205 gene encoding E3 SUMO-protein ligase ZBED1-like — MDKNLMSHISKDMAMLTDDEQKMAELIEVLKPWKTVTTLMSSKTTPTTSMILPLKEMIFKSMAPGDEAAVKEAKAAIALYLEQRYTDPDLQKYPQNTTAWDPRFKSLPFLNEPSFVRLYRDLATEILEHEPQRQA, encoded by the exons ATGGACAAAAACCTGATGAGTCACATCAGCAAGGACATGGCAATGTTGACTGACGATgaacaaaaaatggcagaactCATTGAAGTACTCAAACCATGGAAAACTGTGACAACTCTCATGAGCAGTAAAACAACCCCCACCACATCAATGATCCTCCCTCTGAAagaaatgattttcaaatccaTGGCACCAGGAGATGAAGCAGCAGTCAAAGAGGCCAAAGCAGCCATTGCACTGTACCTGGAACAAAGGTACACAGACCCTGATCTTCAGAAGTACCCCCAAAACACCACAGCCTGGGACCCCAGGTTTAAATCCCTGCCTTTCCTCAATGAACCCTCCTTTGTCAGACTCTACAGGGATCTTGCCACAGAAATCCTGGAGCATGAACCGCAG AGGCAAGCATAG